In Acidobacteriota bacterium, the DNA window CGCTCGACGAGGTCTCTTATCCGCTGCTCGGCGGCGTCATTCGCCGCGGGCGCAGTTGCTGGCGCCGCTACCTGCGGCGGCGGCGTTTGCGCGGGCGTTTGTCCAAAGACGGCGACAGTGGCGCAGCTGAAGACACAAGCTAGGACAACAGTGCGAGCTTTCATGGGAGTACTCCTGCGACGAATGGAGGGACAAGGACCGCTTGCAGACACGGAAATTGTATAGGGAACGCGAGAAGTGGAAAGACCTGGGCGGCCTTCACCGGCCGCCCAGGCCGTTTGTTGTCGGCCGCTAGAAATGGAACCCCACTTCCAGGTTCATGGAGCGCGGCGTCACGTAATGCGTCCCGCTGAACGTCGAGAGGAAGTTGTAGAGCGCCTTCTGATCCGTCAGATTGATCACCGTGGCGCGCAGGCTCCACTTGTAGCGGTCGCCGCGGAACAGGTTGTCGTCGCCCACGCTCACGTCGAAGAGGTGGCGCGACGCGACGCGCGGCGGATTGTGGTCATCGTTTTCGGTGCCCGGCGCCGGCAACTTCATGAGCGTCGAGCCGTACTGCGAAGGCGCGCACGTGATCAAGGGCGCGGTCAACGTGGGGAACACGTTCCCGCAGAACAGGCCTGCCTGCATCTGTTGGTCCGCCGTCAGTACCGTCAAGTCCACCGGCGTGGTGGTGTCCACCGCGAACGGCACGGCGCCGGCGACCAGTCCGCTGTCATAGCGCCAGTTGAACGCCAGCCACGGCCAGTTCTTCCGCGGCTGGTATTGGAGGTGTGTCGTCTGCTGGAAAGCCTGGTCATGATCGATGCGGAAGACCGATCCGCCGGCGCCCAGGTCGGTGCCCAAACCTCCGACCTGCGGCCCGAAGAAGCGAGAGTTCACGTGTCCCATCATGACGAAGGCGGAGAGCCCGTGATAATTCGGCAGGCTCACCCGCACCGACGCGCCGTCGATCTTGGAGTTGTGCCACGCGATGGGGAAAAAGATCGGCGTGCTCAGGAAGTCGCCAAAGTCATATGCGTTGTGCGTGTACTTCCACAAGTAATCAGCATCGATCACCAGGAACTTCCCTAGCGCCTGCTGAAAGCCGGCATGGAATTCGTTGCGTTGTCCCGCCGCGATAGTCACGCCGGAGCCCGCGCCGAACAGCGCGTCCGTCACCGGATCGTTGCTGCTGGCGATGATCAGGTTCTCGTTGAATGGCGTCTCCATGATGCGCGCGTATGAGGCCCGCAACACCGTGTTGGTGCGCGCGATGTTGTAGGCCACGCCCACGCGCGGCTGTATCTGGGCCGCGCTGGAGAGGCCGCGGTAGATGTCTCCGCGCACTCCGAGGTTGAAACTCCAATGTCCCACGCTGATGGTGTCCTGCACGTAGAGCGCGAGCTGCTTGATGTCGGTGTGTCCGTTGAACAGGAACTGCGCGCTGTTCGGCGTGGCGCAGCCATCGGCGATGGCCGGCGCCGGGCGCGTGAGGTCGATGCATCCCAGCAGCGGGACGAACGGGGCGCTTGCATTCGGATTCGCCTCCACGTTCTGCTCGAAGCCCGCGCCCGCGCACTGGGACGGATCGGTCAGGCTCGGGTCGGCCGCGCCGACGAAGTCACCCGCGGCATTGGTTGTGAGACACGGCGAGTTCACTCCCGCGTCGGTGATGCCGGT includes these proteins:
- a CDS encoding TonB-dependent receptor → MPTSTRRAIFHFAVVFTLAACFTSLANAQGSSGTIEGVVKDQTGAVVPNAKVEISYPVSGYRRETTSGPQGEFRFANVPFNPYHLTATATGFAPFVTDVDVRSAVPVPVAIGLSVTSSSTVTVEGDAKDLIENEPGFHTDIDRGLFDRLPLQSQSSQVSSLVTLASPGVVADSNGLFHGLGDHAENSFSVDGQPISDQQSKVFSNQIPADSIQSLEVIAGAPPAEYGDKTSLVIKVTTRSGLGQKTPSGSFTTSYGSFGSTTANFDLAYGGDKWGNFVSLGGLNTGRFLDPPEFQVIHAKGNEQNLFDHVDLQVTGADSLHFNVGYSRSWFQTPNSFDAAAAGQDQRVKIESFNFAPSWTHLFSPSTLLNVVTYVRRDAFNYYPSADPLADLTETATQRRTLLNTGIRADLSHVKGIHNLKVGASFNHTFLNEFFSTGITDAGVNSPCLTTNAAGDFVGAADPSLTDPSQCAGAGFEQNVEANPNASAPFVPLLGCIDLTRPAPAIADGCATPNSAQFLFNGHTDIKQLALYVQDTISVGHWSFNLGVRGDIYRGLSSAAQIQPRVGVAYNIARTNTVLRASYARIMETPFNENLIIASSNDPVTDALFGAGSGVTIAAGQRNEFHAGFQQALGKFLVIDADYLWKYTHNAYDFGDFLSTPIFFPIAWHNSKIDGASVRVSLPNYHGLSAFVMMGHVNSRFFGPQVGGLGTDLGAGGSVFRIDHDQAFQQTTHLQYQPRKNWPWLAFNWRYDSGLVAGAVPFAVDTTTPVDLTVLTADQQMQAGLFCGNVFPTLTAPLITCAPSQYGSTLMKLPAPGTENDDHNPPRVASRHLFDVSVGDDNLFRGDRYKWSLRATVINLTDQKALYNFLSTFSGTHYVTPRSMNLEVGFHF